From a single Rutidosis leptorrhynchoides isolate AG116_Rl617_1_P2 chromosome 5, CSIRO_AGI_Rlap_v1, whole genome shotgun sequence genomic region:
- the LOC139846539 gene encoding proline dehydrogenase 2, mitochondrial-like: MAMTTNGLSSKIIRSFVHRVNSTSTTPKFRSAQRTTINTTSTTIFPPQPPANTVTDQSRDDTIFDFNDTKGLFSSVTTGKLLRSSANLNLAAVGPVVDLGMWVMRSKVMEIGLLREIVLGLIKHTSYEHFVAGADLEETGRTVTKLWKSGLRGMLDYGLEHAVDNHSCDLNAQQFIETVESTQSLPPSSVSFVVVKITAITPVTLLKRVSDLLRWEYKHPTSTNLPWKLKTLPIFSESSPFYHTLQKPSPLTPEEEHDLELAHQRLINICNKSIEYNVPVVIDAEDTSIQPGIDYFTYMAAVKYNKGDTPLVYGTIQAYLKDAGERLFETKKAADKMGLPVGFKLVRGAYMWSESKLANSLGVDSPIHNSIQETHNCYNGCASFMLDEVSNAPGGLILATHNLESAKLAAQKARELGIGKDSEKLEFASLYGMSEAMTFGLRNAGFGVSKYLPFGPVDQIMPYLLRRAEENKGLLSSSNLDRQLMMKELKRRMKGFVGQGLVETENRFASKAGSIVKLN, translated from the exons ATGGCTATGACCACCAATGGCCTTTCATCAAAAATAATCCGATCATTTGTCCACCGTGTCAACTCAACCTCAACCACCCCAAAATTTCGTTCAGCCCAACGAACAACCATCAACACAACCTCCACAACTATCTTCCCACCCCAACCGCCGGCCAATACTGTCACGGACCAGTCACGTGACGACACCATATTCGATTTTAACGATACAAAAGGGTTGTTTTCATCGGTTACAACCGGAAAACTTTTACGGTCGTCGGCTAACTTGAACCTGGCGGCGGTTGGACCGGTAGTTGATTTGGGTATGTGGGTAATGAGATCAAAAGTAATGGAAATTGGTTTGTTAAGAGAGATTGTGTTGGGTTTGATCAAACATACGTCATATGAACATTTTGTTGCGGGTGCGGATTTGGAAGAAACGGGTCGGACTGTTACCAAGTTATGGAAATCCGGGTTAAGAGGGATGTTGGATTATGGACTTGAACATGCTGTTGATAATCATTCATGTGATTTGAATGCACAACAGTTTATTGAAACTGTTGAATCTACACAATCTTTGCCTCCTTCATCT GTCAGCTTTGTGGTAGTGAAGATAACAGCAATTACTCCAGTAACTCTACTAAAAAGAGTGAGTGATCTTCTTAGATGGGAATACAAACACCCCACATCTACAAATCTTCCATGGAAGCTTAAAACACTTCCAATTTTTTCAGAATCAAGCCCATTTTACCACACTTTACAAAAGCCTTCACCTTTAACTCCTGAAGAAGAACATGATCTTGAATTAGCCCACCAAAGACTCATCAACATTTGTAACAAAAGCATTGAATACAATGTACCTGTAGTTATTGATGCAGAGGACACTTCAATTCAACCGGGTATCGATTACTTTACTTACATGGCTGCTGTCAAGTACAATAAAGGCGATACACCGTTAGTTTACGGCACAATTCAAGCTTATCTAAAGGATGCTGGTGAAAGATTGTTTGAAACCAAGAAAGCTGCTGACAAAATGGGGTTGCCAGTTGGGTTTAAGTTAGTTAGAGGTGCGTATATGTGGAGCGAAAGTAAGTTAGCGAATTCGTTAGGCGTTGATTCACCAATTCACAACAGTATTCAAGAAACACACAATTGTTACAATGGGTGTGCTTCATTTATGCTTGATGAGGTGTCTAATGCACCTGGGGGTCTCATTCTTGCTACCCATAATCTTGAATCAG CCAAACTTGCTGCACAAAAGGCGCGCGAATTGGGGATTGGTAAAGATAGTGAAAAGCTCGAATTCGCTTCGCTTTATGGGATGTCCGAAGCAATGACGTTCGGGCTTCGAAACGCGGGCTTTGGTGTTAGCAAGTATTTACCTTTCGGGCCCGTTGATCAGATCATGCCTTATCTTTTACGGCGAGCCGAAGAGAATAAAGGGTTATTGTCTTCTTCAAATCTTGATAGACAACTCATGAT GAAAGAgttgaaaagaagaatgaaaggTTTTGTTGGACAAGGTTTGGTGGAAACTGAGAACAGATTTGCATCAAAAGCAGGTTCAATTGTGAAGTTAAATTAG